From Achromobacter spanius, a single genomic window includes:
- a CDS encoding ABC transporter ATP-binding protein: MTTQPLLSVRELSVEFLTRQGSVNAVDRVSFDLHAGETLALVGESGSGKSACALALMGLTTLPGRVAGGSVVFDGQDLLSLPERTLEDIRGRRIAMVFQDPMSALNPLLTIGTQIDEVLERHTALNAAARRARTVSLLEQVGIPKPAERLARLPHEFSGGQRQRILIAMALACDPQILIADEPTTALDVTIQAQILALLAELKTRLKLAVLLVTHDLGVVAQVADRVAVMYAGRLVEVGDADALFAQPAHPYTTGLLRATPRLSDNQHRMTAIEGVPPDPRVRRSYCDFAPRCPGADAACAARPPLQSLSPGRLAACVRPFAPVWKELA, from the coding sequence ATGACGACGCAGCCTCTGTTGAGCGTGCGTGAACTGAGCGTTGAATTCCTGACCCGCCAGGGCAGCGTCAATGCGGTCGATCGCGTGTCCTTTGATCTGCATGCCGGCGAGACGCTGGCCCTGGTCGGCGAAAGCGGCTCCGGCAAGAGCGCCTGCGCCTTGGCGTTGATGGGCCTGACCACCCTGCCCGGCCGGGTGGCGGGCGGCAGTGTGGTGTTCGACGGTCAAGACCTGCTCAGCCTGCCCGAACGCACGCTGGAGGACATCCGCGGGCGGCGCATCGCCATGGTGTTCCAAGATCCCATGAGTGCGCTGAATCCGCTCTTGACCATCGGCACGCAGATCGATGAGGTGCTGGAGCGCCATACGGCGCTGAATGCCGCAGCCCGCCGTGCGCGCACCGTCAGCCTGCTGGAACAGGTGGGCATCCCCAAACCGGCCGAACGCCTGGCGCGCCTGCCCCATGAGTTTTCCGGCGGTCAGCGGCAACGCATTCTGATCGCCATGGCGCTGGCCTGCGATCCGCAGATCCTGATCGCCGACGAGCCGACCACTGCATTGGACGTCACGATCCAGGCGCAGATCCTGGCGCTATTAGCCGAACTGAAAACCCGCCTTAAGCTGGCGGTTCTGCTGGTGACGCACGATCTGGGCGTGGTGGCGCAGGTGGCCGATCGCGTGGCGGTGATGTATGCCGGCCGTCTGGTCGAGGTCGGCGATGCCGATGCCTTGTTTGCCCAGCCTGCCCACCCCTATACCACGGGCTTGCTGCGCGCCACTCCACGGCTGTCGGATAACCAGCACCGCATGACGGCGATCGAAGGCGTGCCGCCCGATCCCCGTGTGCGGCGCAGCTATTGTGATTTTGCGCCGCGTTGCCCGGGCGCCGATGCGGCGTGCGCCGCGCGGCCGCCGTTGCAATCGCTGTCCCCGGGACGTCTGGCTGCCTGTGTGCGGCCGTTTGCACCGGTCTGGAAGGAGCTGGCATGA
- a CDS encoding ABC transporter ATP-binding protein translates to MTPPLLQVADLRVHYPVRSAGWFSRPMTARAVDGVSLELARGETLGLVGESGSGKTTLGRAVLRRTPLTSGSIRFRGEDISTAGTAQLRELRRHMQLVFQDPSTSLNPRHTVFDAIAEPLIVHGWSAGRRALEERVAQLIAQVGLPADTAKRYPHAFSGGQRQRVGIARALAIQPELIVADEPVSALDVSVRAQIINLFQDLQQELGLSFLLIAHDLAVVRHISHRIAIMYAGQVVETGRRDDVYDRPLHPYTRGLLAAVPEPERHRDGRRTFPVALGEPPSPMSPPSGCRYHPRCPLAVERCRQEAPPLMTMAGEHKVACWFPGAAPISS, encoded by the coding sequence ATGACGCCCCCGTTGTTGCAGGTCGCGGATCTGCGCGTGCATTACCCGGTGCGCTCGGCGGGCTGGTTCAGCCGGCCCATGACCGCGCGCGCGGTCGACGGCGTCTCGCTGGAACTGGCGCGCGGCGAAACCCTGGGCCTGGTGGGCGAATCCGGTTCGGGCAAGACAACGTTGGGCCGCGCGGTCCTGCGCCGCACGCCATTGACCTCGGGCTCCATCCGGTTTCGCGGCGAAGACATCAGCACCGCAGGCACCGCGCAATTGCGCGAGCTGCGGCGGCACATGCAGCTCGTGTTTCAGGACCCGTCCACCAGTTTGAATCCGCGGCACACCGTGTTTGATGCGATCGCCGAGCCCTTGATCGTGCATGGCTGGTCAGCGGGACGGCGTGCGCTGGAAGAACGCGTGGCCCAGTTGATCGCGCAGGTCGGCCTGCCGGCCGACACCGCCAAGCGCTATCCGCATGCGTTCTCCGGTGGTCAACGCCAGCGCGTCGGCATTGCCCGCGCGCTGGCGATTCAGCCCGAGCTGATCGTGGCCGATGAGCCCGTGTCGGCGCTGGACGTGTCAGTACGCGCGCAGATCATCAATCTGTTCCAGGACTTGCAACAGGAGCTGGGGCTATCGTTCCTGCTGATCGCGCACGATCTGGCGGTGGTGCGGCACATCTCGCATCGCATCGCCATCATGTATGCCGGCCAGGTGGTCGAGACCGGACGCCGCGACGATGTCTACGACCGGCCTCTGCATCCCTACACGCGCGGCCTGCTGGCTGCCGTGCCCGAGCCGGAACGCCATCGCGATGGCCGGCGGACGTTTCCGGTCGCGCTGGGCGAACCGCCCAGTCCGATGTCCCCGCCCTCAGGCTGCCGCTATCACCCGCGCTGCCCGCTGGCGGTGGAACGCTGCCGCCAGGAAGCGCCGCCGCTGATGACAATGGCGGGTGAACACAAAGTGGCTTGCTGGTTTCCCGGCGCCGCGCCGATTTCCTCGTAA
- a CDS encoding YybH family protein, translating into MSVKALTPVAPADADAVRAWFKELSDHVQAVDYAAARHLFAEDFVAFGTYTNFVHGRDHAEKNQWRNVWFSIDKFLWRLDDVQTFVSPDRLFAVGAAVWDSIGYHPDGKTFDRLGRATVSFARENVGDPWVATHTHMSLFRDTPSVSHGNKPVRS; encoded by the coding sequence ATGTCTGTTAAAGCTCTGACCCCTGTTGCGCCGGCCGATGCCGACGCGGTGCGTGCCTGGTTCAAGGAACTGTCCGACCATGTCCAGGCCGTGGATTACGCGGCGGCGCGCCATCTGTTCGCAGAAGACTTTGTCGCGTTTGGCACGTACACCAACTTCGTGCACGGCCGCGATCACGCCGAGAAGAACCAGTGGCGCAATGTGTGGTTCAGCATCGATAAGTTCTTGTGGCGCCTGGACGACGTGCAGACCTTCGTGTCGCCGGATCGCCTCTTCGCCGTCGGTGCGGCGGTGTGGGACTCGATCGGCTATCACCCCGACGGCAAGACCTTCGACCGCCTGGGCCGCGCCACCGTGTCGTTCGCGCGCGAAAACGTCGGCGATCCGTGGGTGGCGACGCACACGCACATGTCGCTGTTCCGCGATACGCCCAGCGTGTCGCATGGGAACAAGCCGGTTCGGAGTTAA